From Mycobacterium lacus, one genomic window encodes:
- a CDS encoding PucR family transcriptional regulator, with translation MNDNLFAGPFARHPRSPLELLDTVPESVLRRLKQYSGRLATEAVSAMQERLPFFADLEASQRASVALVVQTAVVNFVEWMQDPHSNVSYTAQAFELVPQDLRQRIALRHTVDMVRVTMEFFEEVVPLLARSEEQLTALTVGILKYSRDLAFTAASAYADAAEARGTWDSRMEASVVDAVVRGDTGPELLSRAAALNWDTTAPATVVVGTPAPGRDGSNNEVDSERASQDVRDIAARHGRAALTDVHGTWLVAIVSGQLSPTDKFLQDILEAFSDGPVVIGPTSPMLTAACHSASEAISGMNAVAGWSGAPRPVLARELLPERALMGDASAIVALHTDVMRPLADAGPTLTETLDAYLDCGGAIEACARKLFVHPNTVRYRLKRITDFTGRDPTQPRDAYVLRVASTVGQLNYPTVHTSVGSNAIAPLPAAVRGGIRPHLGAQ, from the coding sequence GTGAATGACAACCTGTTTGCCGGCCCCTTCGCGCGCCATCCGCGGTCGCCGCTCGAACTGCTGGACACCGTGCCCGAATCGGTGCTGCGGCGGTTGAAGCAATACTCGGGCCGGCTGGCCACCGAGGCAGTCTCGGCCATGCAAGAGCGGTTGCCGTTCTTCGCCGACCTGGAAGCCTCTCAGCGCGCCAGCGTGGCGCTGGTGGTCCAGACGGCCGTGGTGAACTTCGTCGAGTGGATGCAGGACCCGCACAGCAACGTCAGCTACACCGCGCAGGCATTCGAGTTGGTCCCCCAGGACCTCAGGCAACGAATCGCGTTGCGCCACACCGTGGACATGGTGCGGGTCACGATGGAGTTCTTCGAGGAAGTGGTGCCGCTGCTGGCCCGCTCCGAAGAACAGTTGACCGCGCTCACAGTCGGCATTTTGAAGTACAGCCGCGACCTGGCGTTTACCGCCGCCTCGGCGTACGCCGACGCGGCCGAGGCGCGGGGCACCTGGGACAGCCGGATGGAGGCCAGCGTTGTCGACGCGGTGGTCCGCGGCGACACCGGCCCTGAGCTGCTGTCGCGGGCGGCCGCGTTGAACTGGGACACGACCGCGCCCGCGACGGTCGTGGTGGGCACCCCGGCACCCGGCCGGGACGGCTCGAACAACGAGGTCGACAGCGAACGGGCCAGCCAGGACGTCCGCGATATCGCCGCTCGCCACGGCCGCGCGGCACTGACCGACGTGCACGGCACCTGGTTGGTGGCCATCGTGTCCGGTCAGTTGTCGCCGACGGACAAATTCCTGCAGGACATCCTTGAGGCCTTCTCCGACGGCCCGGTGGTCATCGGACCGACCTCGCCGATGCTCACCGCGGCCTGCCACAGCGCCAGCGAGGCGATTTCCGGGATGAACGCCGTCGCCGGGTGGAGCGGGGCGCCACGGCCCGTACTGGCCAGGGAGCTGCTGCCGGAACGCGCACTGATGGGTGATGCGTCGGCGATCGTGGCGCTGCACACCGACGTGATGCGGCCATTGGCCGATGCCGGACCGACGCTCACCGAGACACTCGATGCTTATCTAGACTGTGGCGGCGCGATTGAGGCCTGTGCCAGGAAGTTGTTCGTTCATCCAAACACGGTTCGATATCGGCTCAAGCGCATCACCGACTTCACCGGCCGCGATCCCACCCAGCCGCGTGACGCCTACGTCCTTCGGGTGGCGTCCACGGTGGGCCAACTGAACTACCCGACGGTTCACACCAGCGTCGGTAGCAACGCCATCGCCCCGCTGCCCGCCGCGGTAAGGGGCGGTATCCGACCGCACCTGGGCGCGCAGTGA
- the acpM gene encoding meromycolate extension acyl carrier protein AcpM: protein MAVTQEEIIAGIAEIIEEVTGIEPSEVTPEKSFVDDLDIDSLSMVEIAVQTEDKYGVKIPDEDLAGLRTVGDVVAYIQKLEEENPEAAQALRAKIESENPEAVEKVQARLEADSK from the coding sequence GTGGCCGTAACTCAGGAAGAAATCATCGCCGGTATTGCCGAGATCATCGAAGAGGTCACCGGTATCGAGCCGTCCGAGGTCACCCCGGAGAAGTCGTTCGTCGACGACCTGGACATCGACTCGCTGTCGATGGTCGAGATCGCGGTGCAGACCGAGGACAAGTACGGCGTCAAGATCCCCGACGAGGACCTGGCCGGTCTGCGCACCGTCGGTGACGTTGTCGCTTACATCCAGAAGCTTGAGGAAGAGAACCCCGAGGCCGCTCAGGCGCTGCGCGCCAAGATCGAGTCGGAGAACCCCGAGGCCGTCGAAAAAGTTCAGGCAAGGCTGGAAGCGGACAGCAAGTGA
- the aceE gene encoding pyruvate dehydrogenase (acetyl-transferring), homodimeric type, whose amino-acid sequence MTTEFARHDLAKTPSSAREPDRVRVIREGVASYLPDIDPEETSEWLESFDELLERSGPTRARYLMLRLLERAGEQRIAIPALTSTDYVNTIPTELEPWFPGDADVERRYRAWIRWNAAIMVHRAQRPGVGVGGHISTYASSAALYEVGFNHFFRGKSHPGGGDQVFIQGHASPGIYARAFLEGRLSADQLDGFRQEHSHLGGGLPSYPHPRLMPDFWEFPTVSMGLGPMNAIYQARFNHYLHDRGIKDTSDQHVWCFLGDGEMDEPESRGLAHVGALEGLDNLTFVINCNLQRLDGPVRGNGKIIQELESFFRGAGWNVIKVVWGREWDALLHADRDGALVNLMNTTPDGDYQTYKANDGAYVRDHFFGRDPRTKALVEHMSDSEIWNLKRGGHDYRKVYAAYRAAVDHKGQPTVILAKTIKGYSLGAHFQGRNATHQMKKLALEDLKYFRDAMRIPISDAQLEEDPYLPPYYHPGPDAPEIRYLLDRRRALGGFLPERRTNAKALKLPGRDIYAPLKRGSGSQEVATTMAVVRTFKEVLRDRQIGPRIVPIIPDEARTFGMDSWFPSLKIYNRLGQLYTAVDAELMLAYKESEIGQILHEGINEAGSVASFTAAGTSYATHNEPMIPIYIFYSAFGFQRTGDGLWAAADQMARGFLLGATAGRTTLTGEGLQHADGHSLLLAATNPAVVSYDPAFAYEIAYIVESGLSRMFGENPENVFFYITVYNEPYVQPPEPENFDPEGLLRGMYRYRAATEQHTSRAQILASGVSMPAALKAAELLAAEWDVAADVWSVTSWGELNRDGVAAETANLRHPERPARVPYVTQALAGCSGPVIAVSDWMRAVPEQIRPWVPGSYVTLGTDGFGFSDTRPAARRYFNTDAESQAVAVLEALARDGEIDQSVPVTAAKQYRIDDVQAAPELGVLPSSAVTPPACGGTSDPGVA is encoded by the coding sequence TTGACCACCGAGTTCGCGCGCCACGATCTGGCCAAAACCCCAAGCAGCGCAAGGGAACCCGACCGCGTTCGGGTGATCCGCGAGGGTGTGGCGTCCTACCTGCCCGATATCGATCCCGAGGAGACGTCGGAGTGGCTCGAGTCCTTCGACGAATTGCTGGAGCGGTCGGGCCCGACGCGGGCGCGCTACCTGATGCTGCGGCTTCTGGAACGCGCCGGCGAGCAGCGGATCGCCATCCCGGCGTTGACCTCGACCGATTACGTCAACACCATCCCGACCGAACTGGAGCCGTGGTTTCCCGGCGACGCAGACGTCGAACGCCGATACCGGGCCTGGATCCGATGGAACGCGGCGATCATGGTGCACCGCGCGCAAAGACCGGGCGTGGGCGTCGGTGGTCACATTTCGACCTACGCGTCGTCGGCTGCGCTCTACGAGGTCGGTTTCAACCACTTCTTCCGGGGCAAATCGCACCCCGGCGGCGGGGACCAGGTGTTCATCCAGGGCCACGCGTCCCCCGGCATTTATGCGCGCGCCTTCCTGGAAGGCCGCCTGTCCGCGGACCAGCTTGACGGCTTCCGCCAGGAGCACAGCCATCTCGGCGGCGGGTTGCCGTCCTACCCGCACCCGAGGCTGATGCCCGACTTCTGGGAATTCCCCACGGTGTCAATGGGGCTGGGCCCGATGAACGCCATCTACCAGGCCCGGTTCAACCATTATCTGCACGACCGCGGTATCAAAGACACCTCCGACCAGCACGTGTGGTGTTTCTTGGGCGACGGCGAGATGGATGAGCCGGAGAGCCGCGGCCTGGCCCATGTGGGCGCCCTGGAAGGCCTGGACAACCTGACGTTCGTGATCAACTGCAACCTGCAGCGCCTCGACGGCCCGGTCCGCGGCAACGGCAAGATCATCCAGGAGTTGGAGTCGTTCTTCCGCGGGGCCGGCTGGAACGTCATCAAGGTGGTGTGGGGCCGTGAATGGGACGCCCTGCTGCACGCCGACCGCGACGGCGCCTTGGTGAACTTGATGAACACGACGCCCGATGGTGATTACCAGACCTACAAGGCCAACGACGGCGCCTACGTGCGCGACCACTTCTTTGGGCGCGACCCACGCACCAAGGCTCTCGTGGAGCACATGAGCGACTCCGAGATCTGGAACCTCAAGCGTGGCGGGCACGACTATCGCAAGGTCTACGCCGCCTACCGGGCCGCCGTCGACCACAAGGGACAGCCGACGGTGATTCTGGCCAAGACCATCAAGGGCTACTCGCTGGGCGCGCACTTCCAGGGCCGCAACGCCACCCATCAGATGAAAAAGCTTGCGCTGGAAGACCTCAAGTACTTCCGGGACGCCATGCGCATTCCGATCAGCGACGCTCAATTGGAGGAGGATCCGTACCTGCCGCCGTACTACCACCCCGGGCCGGACGCCCCGGAGATCCGGTACCTGCTCGATCGGCGCCGCGCGCTGGGGGGCTTTCTGCCCGAGCGCCGCACTAACGCCAAGGCGCTGAAGCTTCCTGGCCGCGACATCTACGCCCCGTTGAAGAGGGGCTCGGGAAGCCAGGAGGTCGCCACCACCATGGCGGTGGTGCGCACCTTCAAGGAAGTATTGCGGGACAGGCAAATTGGCCCGCGGATCGTGCCGATCATTCCCGACGAGGCGCGCACGTTCGGGATGGACTCGTGGTTCCCGTCGTTGAAGATCTACAACCGCCTTGGTCAGCTGTACACGGCGGTCGACGCCGAGCTGATGCTGGCGTACAAGGAGAGCGAGATCGGGCAGATCCTGCACGAGGGCATCAACGAAGCCGGGTCGGTGGCCTCATTCACCGCGGCCGGCACCTCGTATGCGACGCACAACGAACCGATGATCCCGATCTACATCTTCTATTCGGCGTTCGGGTTCCAGCGCACCGGCGACGGCCTGTGGGCCGCGGCCGACCAGATGGCGCGTGGCTTCCTGCTCGGCGCCACCGCGGGACGCACCACACTGACCGGCGAGGGCCTGCAGCACGCCGACGGTCACTCGCTACTGTTGGCGGCCACCAACCCGGCGGTGGTCTCCTACGACCCCGCGTTCGCCTACGAAATCGCCTACATCGTGGAAAGCGGGCTGTCCCGGATGTTCGGGGAGAACCCGGAGAACGTGTTCTTCTACATCACCGTCTACAACGAGCCGTATGTTCAGCCGCCGGAGCCGGAGAACTTCGATCCCGAGGGCCTGCTGCGGGGCATGTACCGGTACCGGGCCGCCACGGAGCAGCACACCAGCAGGGCGCAGATCCTGGCCTCGGGGGTGTCCATGCCCGCCGCGCTGAAGGCGGCGGAGCTGCTGGCCGCCGAGTGGGATGTCGCCGCCGACGTGTGGTCGGTGACCAGTTGGGGCGAGCTCAACCGCGACGGGGTTGCCGCCGAGACCGCCAACCTGCGCCACCCCGAACGACCGGCCCGCGTCCCGTACGTGACCCAGGCCCTCGCCGGGTGCAGCGGGCCCGTGATCGCCGTATCCGATTGGATGCGCGCGGTCCCCGAGCAGATCCGGCCCTGGGTGCCCGGCTCCTACGTCACGCTGGGCACCGACGGGTTCGGCTTCTCCGACACCCGGCCCGCCGCTCGGCGCTACTTCAACACCGACGCCGAATCCCAGGCGGTCGCGGTGCTGGAGGCGCTGGCACGCGATGGTGAGATCGACCAATCGGTGCCAGTCACGGCCGCCAAGCAGTACCGGATCGACGACGTGCAGGCCGCGCCGGAGCTGGGGGTACTCCCCAGCTCCGCGGTGACCCCACCCGCTTGCGGGGGAACGTCGGATCCCGGCGTCGCGTGA
- a CDS encoding ACP S-malonyltransferase — protein MIALLAPGQGSQTEGMLSPWLELPGAADQIASWSEASGLDLARLGTTASTEEITDTAIAQPLIVAATLLAHRELTKRGLLTAGPFVVAGHSVGEIAAYAIAGVMAEDDAVALAATRGAEMAKACAIEPTGMSAVLGGDEAEVLGRLEQLDLVPANRNAAGQIVAAGLLTALEKLAEDPPARARVRPLGVAGAFHTSFMASALDGYAAAAARIAINEPTATLLSNRDGKPVASATAAMDALVSQLTQPVRWDLCTAYIREHSEHNVTAIVEFPPAGALTGIAKRELRGVPTHAVKSPADLDELANL, from the coding sequence GTGATTGCGTTGCTCGCACCCGGACAGGGTTCGCAGACCGAAGGAATGCTGTCGCCGTGGCTGGAACTGCCGGGCGCGGCAGACCAGATCGCGTCCTGGTCCGAGGCCAGCGGCCTGGATCTGGCGCGGTTGGGCACCACCGCGTCGACCGAGGAGATCACCGACACCGCGATCGCCCAGCCGTTGATCGTCGCGGCCACCCTGCTCGCTCACCGGGAGCTGACCAAGCGTGGGCTGCTGACGGCGGGGCCATTCGTCGTGGCCGGTCACTCCGTCGGCGAGATCGCGGCATACGCGATCGCCGGCGTCATGGCCGAAGACGACGCCGTTGCGCTGGCTGCCACCCGCGGCGCGGAGATGGCCAAAGCGTGCGCCATCGAGCCCACCGGCATGTCCGCGGTGCTCGGCGGTGACGAGGCCGAGGTGCTGGGCCGCCTGGAGCAACTCGACTTGGTCCCTGCCAACCGCAACGCCGCTGGCCAGATCGTCGCCGCCGGCCTGCTGACCGCGCTGGAGAAGCTCGCCGAGGACCCGCCCGCCAGGGCTCGGGTGCGCCCGCTGGGTGTGGCCGGAGCGTTCCACACCAGTTTCATGGCTTCGGCTCTCGACGGCTACGCCGCAGCGGCGGCACGCATCGCCATCAACGAGCCGACGGCCACGCTATTGTCCAACCGCGACGGGAAGCCGGTTGCCTCCGCGACCGCGGCGATGGACGCCTTGGTCTCTCAGCTCACGCAGCCGGTGCGCTGGGACCTGTGCACCGCGTACATCCGTGAGCACAGCGAGCACAATGTCACGGCGATCGTGGAGTTCCCCCCGGCGGGCGCCCTCACCGGTATCGCCAAACGTGAACTTCGGGGGGTTCCGACGCATGCCGTCAAGTCGCCCGCAGACCTGGACGAGTTGGCAAACCTGTAA